A window from Triticum aestivum cultivar Chinese Spring chromosome 6D, IWGSC CS RefSeq v2.1, whole genome shotgun sequence encodes these proteins:
- the LOC123141328 gene encoding syntaxin-related protein KNOLLE, with protein MNDLMSDSFVGAAAAAAQAKRQQDGVPAAGAEKLQAFLAEAEAAKNEMAALRNELSQLQSAHEASKSLLRPGAPRAATQAALVRLLGSARRLRARLASMDRRAPAPAAHATAGLRGRLHDLTAGVQTLRRQVSAERRGDAARCYLAAAGEAPTEDQLDRLVASGGAGANDADEAMRAAMLSSSEAEKVEGGLLELQQLFLDMAALVESQGPLLDDVERHVAAAAEDVGAAEGELREAQRLQGAARRRRMWLGGGLAALLLVALAVAAVVVALALSRRKGGSVQLAGAGLSGLSEFASVGVFRFLGL; from the coding sequence ATGAACGATCTGATGAGCGACTCCTTCGTCGGCGCCGCTGCAGCAGCGGCCCAGGCCAAGAGGCAGCAGGACGGCGTGCCTGCCGCCGGCGCCGAGAAGCTGCAGGCGTTCTTGGCAGAGGCAGAGGCGGCCAAGAACGAGATGGCCGCGCTGCGCAACGAGCTTTCCCAGCTCCAGTCCGCGCACGAGGCTTCTAAGTCCCTCCTCCGCCCCGgcgcgccccgcgccgccacgcAGGCCGCGCTCGTCCGCCTCCTAGGCTccgcccgccgcctccgcgcccgccTTGCATCCATGGACCGccgcgcgccggcgcccgccgCCCACGCCACCGCGGGCCTCCGCGGCCGCCTCCATGACCTCACCGCCGGGGTCCAGACCCTCCGGCGTCAGGTCTCCGCCGAGCGCCGTGGCGACGCGGCCCGCTGCTACCTCGCCGCGGCCGGCGAGGCCCCCACCGAGGACCAGCTGGATCGGCTCGTCGCAAGCGGCGGAGCGGGCGCCAACGACGCCGACGAGGCGATGCGGGCGGCCATGCTGTCCTCCTCCGAGGCTGAGAAGGTGGAGGGTGGGCTCCTTGAGCTGCAGCAGCTGTTTCTCGACATGGCCGCGCTGGTCGAGTCCCAGGGCCCACTCTTGGACGACGTGGAGCGGCATGTCGCAGCGGCAGCGGAGGACGTCGGCGCGGCCGAGGGGGAGCTGCGAGAGGCCCAGCGGCTCCAGGGCGCCGCGCGGCGGAGGAGGATGTGGTTGGGCGGGGGGCTCGCGGCGCTGCTGCTGGTCGCCCTCGCCGTGGCGGCCGTCGTGGTGGCTCTCGCTCTGTCGCGGCGCAAGGGCGGCAGTGTGCAGCTCGCCGGTGCCGGTCTGTCTGGCTTGAGTGAATTTGCCAGTGTTGGTGTGTTTCGTTTTCTTGGGTTGTGA